The Numenius arquata chromosome 11, bNumArq3.hap1.1, whole genome shotgun sequence genomic interval GCTTGAGCAGAGGGCCAGGACAGGAACAAACCCAGCCCTGTCGGGGCTCAACCAAGTCTGAGGCTCCTGGAGCCTGCTGGTGTCCAGGATGGCCTGCAGAGTCGCTTGCAAGGGAAGTTCAGGTTTAAGGCAGGagcccccctcctctccccacacttTCTTCAACCATTTAATTCATTCCAAGCAGAGGTGTTCACAGGCAAGTCAAAAACGTGAGACCAGGGATAGCTGTGAAAAGTGCAAGGAGCATCTTACATCCTAACAGTTCATTTGCACTTTGAAAGTGGAAAACGAAAGCTCCCTAACTTGGTAAGCTAGAGATGGCTAAAGGGCATCAGTGACAAGAGGAGTGAGGCATCAATAACATTCCTTCACCTTTGGGACTCTTCAGTCAATACTCTGGGCAGTACAAGGGCTCCTTTTGTACAAGAGGCCACCTTGTATTACCCACTCTTTTAAACTGTAGAGGCAAAGTGACTCTAGTGCTCTGGGGAAGTATAACGACCTGTGGATTTAAATAAACAGTCCCCCAGCAGACCATTTCCCTCCCCTCAAACTGCAGTTACTGCTGAAGATCTCCCATTGGTATTTACATTTGGCTCAACCAAAAGACGTAAAGTGCACAgctccccccttttcccctctcaTAAAACATCCATTACAAGAGCTAACACAGAACAAATCTTCCTCCACGTTGGTAACTTGTGGAATCGCGTTTTGTTCAGTCTCTCTCTGGGCCATGTCCCGTTTCATCTTCTCTGTGCCATCATGACCTGCTTGAAAACTCACATTTCCTGGGGATTATTTTGGCTCTTGATTTCAAAGCCTCTCTGAAGCCAGCTCGCACTTAAGACTAACTTTAAATGCCAGACTTGGTATGTTTTGCTCAAGTCTTGCACTCCAGGCTATCTAGTGGTTTACAGACACATTTCTAAGGAAAACTGGGACACCAGAGTATTGGGGACAAGTGGTACAACAGCCCACTCTGCTTTTCTCAGGCTGAGCATCTAAAGTGCCTGGCAAAAGAAACATTAGCTTTTAACGCAACTGTTTACTTCAGGGTGATATATAATATCCTTTAGatgcagaaattttaaaaaacccgCTGCATTCTAACACAGCCTCCTTGTATATATTTGCACTTTTCAGCCATCAGATCACCACCGACTCAAGTCTTCGCATGCTTCCAACTCCCATCAGTTGAGCTCAAGCCAATAACTACCAGCaatgatttcttcttcttcccttaaAGTGAGCAGAGGGTCAGCATACAGGATGAAATTAACCCCGGAAGAGATGTTTCCGCATTATTTGGATTTCATACTAATGGCTTTGGGTCTATTCAGAAGTCTAATGAAATTAATGTAACTCTTCAACGAGAATTGAATTATTAGGCTACGTAATTGAATTAGGCTATATAATGGCTGGAGGGCTTCAAAGACCATTCCTCTGCCCCAGGGTGAATGTCACCTATGCAGGCTTGTAAGAAATAAGCTTCCACTGTTATAAATGGAAGATGACATCTGGTCATCCTCCATGCCCCCAAGGCTTGTGCTCCATGGTTCAAAGCTAGACAGAATTTAAGGCCCTTCtgtgaaaagcaaaatgcaaaaagaaaaataaatcttatcATACCAGCCAAAGCGATTTGGGTCTTCCACCTTTCCAACGAGTCCCATCTAAAAGTGCTGAGAAAATGTCCCACCTCATGGCTTCACAAGTGTGAGGTTCAAACACATTTTACTttgaagtttaaaacaaaaagttggAAAGTCTTTTTTAATTGGCATGCAGCATAAGGAATCAAATACACAGAATGGTATTATACAGAACGACAATTGCATTGTTGCGTTTTCTGGTTATTAGACACTAAATGCTTTTCAAGAATCACAGGCACCCTGAACATGGATATTGCTACTGAATTGACGTGTGATTTCAGTTTATAGCATGGGAGCCAGAAAGTGGCTAACCCTTCCTACAAGACATCGGCTTTCTTTTGCTCAAGGCGTTTTGCTCTAGCTAAGTTGAGAACAAGGTAATAAGGCATTTGCAAGGGTTTATAAGGCCATGGGGTCCGACAGCCAAAGATTCCTCTCTTTCTTTGGTGTCTTGCCTCCAAGTTTTCCACCTTATAAACAACTGCTAATGGCTGGTAAACATCTCTTCATCATCACACTTCACTAAGAACTTTTTCAAAAAAGTATAATTGCTTTAAGAGTGAAACCAACAAGGATCACATTTCACATCAATTgactattttcagaaagaaaaaaaaaataaaaagtttcctGGATACCACCTCTGCACAAAAGCATTCCAGTGAATACACCTGAACAGATGGAACCTGCCACCATATTTCCTTGAAAAGAATCATTTTGCTGCTGGCTGCTAAAACACCCCAACAGATTTATTTACtcttagaaataaaacaaaacaaaacaaaatacaacaacaaaaaaagtaaacccCAAACAAACTACATTTTTACAGTTTTGGTCTAGAAGTTACAATGAGGCATAACCCTCTCAACTCAGAAACTAATTTTCCCTTGGTAATACCCTCTGATTACATGAGCACTTTGAAGATTAACATGCAGTCAGAGAACATACCCTTTTAGCTATCTGTCCTGGATGAGAGAAGCCAGATCATGTTGACTGATGTGGGAATTCCTCCATCCTTTCAATAAGGAAAGGACCAGTGTAATTAGGAAATTTTTTAACGTTCATGAAATACCGACGCAAGACATTCCCTCCTCATTCCTTGAACCTTTCTCCTGGCTGATGTTCTTAAATTCCATACTGAATTGAACAAGGAAATGCTGAAACAATCACACTTCCCAAAATTTCACAAGTGGGATGTGTACCATAACAGAGTACTTCTGCCTATGACACAGGACTTAGACATGCTGAAGTTTGTTGAACATGGTTTTGGAGTATTAGCAAACACTTCAGAGCTGATGTGAACAGCTGGCTTTAAATTGTgacttaatttttaaagagatcCTGGGAGAGCTTCAACAAGAGCTTCACTACGTGAACCCTTCATGCCTTACGAAACATGATGCATTACTAAGCTGGGATCATGATCGGTGTGTTTAGCTCTTCAACAAAGCTTCACCCAGTTTCAGAATATTAAAACCTGCCATCGACAAAACACTAGCCAAAGTTTTCTACTGTTCAGTCCGTTGATTAAGGCTTGTTGAGAATATACTCTCTCTGTGGAGTCTTGGCATCTTGTAACAGAATGGAGACATTGGTCAGGACAGCAAAGAAACAGAGCGGTGCTTTAAATCATGAGATCCCCTTGAATAGAATTTGAGGTCACTAAAGAACAGTCAGTCACGACCAACACTTCTATAAGCTTCTTTTACCAAAATAACCACTGTGTTATTCGTAAGGACACCTTGGCTTTAAATAACAAAATCAGAGGGATCTTCTCCTACAGCGCCCAGTTAAAGAGCACCAGCTGTCCACTCACACAGCTCTTACGGAAGCACACGTAATGCTCACAAAAGGCAACTGCTTCGATACTTTTAGCCTGTTGCAAAGACAGATGAAATGCATCATGCTCCAGTCAGTTCACTACCCTGGTTGTGGTGCTACACCCATTAGCATAAGTCTGCTTTATATTAAACAGGGGCTGCCGAGCCCACTAATCCACGCAGCAGTTTTGTGACACCTGCTGAAGACTGGCTTCAGTATAAAATTCACATCGCCTGTGATGCTTGATACCTGATCTGACAGAGATTAAGAGACAGATATCTTAAACTGTTGTTTAACCTACCATCACTGAGCCCTGAATACAAGGGAAATACGCATAAGTGAATTAAATAAGCATTTCTACCAACATGATCAAACCCAGCAAATAAGCTGTATTTGCCTTAATACCACATTCGGaggaaatgcagaaatttttaaatgcatacagACGATTAATTGGTGACTtcttaaataaaagcaattagaAGAAGAGATTGCAGAGAGTTGTTTGACATCCACGTTGGAAGGGGGCGAGAGGAAAtacggtttaaaaaaaaaaaaaaaaaaaaaatcaatttcagacTAGTCAAGTAGCGTTCACTGGAGTAGATTTGGTGAGCTGGAGCATTTGTAGAATTTTGGGACGTGAAGCACTGACTCAAGGCAAGCCAGAGCGTGTGTAGGTGGGGAGCAAGCTTCAGACAAATTTCTGACCCATGCACCTCGATAATGAATTTTATCTCTGCTGCTATTCCAGTCCTGCGCCAAGACAAACTGCATGGTGGTTTGTGATGCAGTCcgaattcagtgaaaaaatttcatCTGTGATCTGAATTGCACTGAGATGCAGATTTCCAGAAATGGTTTAAAACACCAAGTTAGCAAACTCCACAGTCCTACAGGTTTACTTGGTTTCCTCATTATCCTCATTTCTTTATTCCAATGTGACTTTGAAATGAGGGAAAGAAGTCTTCAGGAACATGCTGGGCACATGTTTTCAAATATTCCTGATAAGAAagtctatatttttttctgtcatccagacttactgcattttaaaaaaaaatttacaatatACTTGAACAGTTTGCATATACCTAAAATGCACAATACCATCTGTTCCTTCAAGGTGTCTCTTATTCCAAGTCTTGTTAATCTTCATTCTAGTTGCTTGCTACTTTCTGATTTCTGGTCCAGCCTGCTCTTGTTGTTCTTCACCATATAGATGAAATATGCAAGCGTCTCTTTTTCATTCACTGGAATATTCCTGAAGTGACGACTGACAGTCTAGAAGGACAACATGTAAAAAGAcagaaattctgaaattaaaaagtagaaataatCAGAACAGGGTTTCTCTTCACTTTCCAAAAACAATTTTATGGCCACTGAGTGCAATACACCCTTAGTCAAACATGCACCAATTCAAACTGTCAGTCTTCATttacctctctctctttttacagCTGGAATGTGCATATGAACATAGCATAGTCTTGCTATGTCAGCAGTATTTGCAGCCAACCTACAAGCGGAATTTGGAAGCCAGAATgtcctcctgccaaagcagcgGAGCCTCTCCTAAGCAGCATTTCATGCCGAGATTATTTGGAGAGCAAGTTTTCCCTGCATCTCAGTATTCTGAAGGAGAGCGTCAGAAATATTGAAACACTTTGCTGTGTGAACCAGATGTAGCAGAGTTTTAGACTCCAAAGGAAAACACACTGGATAAGTCTTGACTGAAAAAAACACCAGGGAACTTGCAATGGGGGGGTTAGGATTTGGTTAGGGCTGCCCCTCTCTGACATTAACATAAGCCCTGAACCATTAGCTGCTCTTTCCTCAGAAAATGAACGTAGAACACATGTTGGAGCTGGACGAGATCTGCTTCTCATACGGAAGAAGCTCTTTTTTGGTACCCAATACAGCTCCAGAACTGGATGTTGATGTAGGCTGAGCAATAAGTCACTCCAAGAAGATTTATGGAAGTTTTAGTTTTCCTTACGGTGGGGTAGCAGCAGGAGTCTAAGAGCCTCAGGCAGCAGTGATTCAAGCATGGGAGCTGGACGAGGATCCAGCGTAGGGTCAAAGCTGCTCAGACTTCACAGGAAATCTGGGAAGTGTGTGACAACTTTAAGTTAGGCTCCCTTTATTTTCCGCTTGCACAgtagtttttgtttgggttttgtgttttttttttcctttccctcctgggcACACTCATGGTAAATTGCCTAAGTAGTCCTTCACAGCAGGAGGTTAGCTAGAACATGACAATCCAGAACTACTAATGAGGACACACACCCACCCTGCTTCGTTCACCTTACTCCTTACATGCAGTACACTACACATTCTCTATATTCCGTGTATTCATTCCCTAGTTAACTTTGAAGGAGAGCAACAGTGTCTTGCTGTCTTTTTTGGTCTGCTGGTTGttgttctttaaagcaaaagcaaaacacagttttGGGCAGAGAGTTGTGAAAGCCTCAGCTTACAAAAACAACCTCGTTACTATTCAGTAACTGCTACATTCTTTTCAAGTTTAAAGAAGACTTTTCCCACAGAAAGCCTTAAGATCAAGTCAGGAAAGAGAGCAGAGCAGATGCACACCAAGCACAACTAGCTTAAATAACAGAGTTACAGAGAGATCTTTCTTAACAAGTACCCCATATGGTGAGAAAGCAGCAGTAGAGGCCCTTGAGGAAAGAGCCTTTTATTGACTTAATACAGAATCATAAGACATCAGGACAAGGGAGGGAAATAAAGAATCTGTAGTCATGGTTAGTGATTTTGCCTTTAATAAGAAGCAATTCCAACCAGTTCAAGGgcctgcaaggaaagaaaaactaacaGGGGCACTTAAGGTGACCAGTAGCGTGTAAGTCTGAGTTTCAATACAACAGCCATCTTCAGTTAACACCTAAGCCACCGGAAAATACGTTCTGTTTCTGCTTCCTAGAGGTAACAGATTGTGACTATGAACAAGGAGGGAAAcgaaacagagaaaagcaagttATTAAAACATGCTTTCAAGAGGCAGCTTCCATGTATTCCACGACTGTCTCAGGTAAAAGAAATCATGCAGCTTTCTGTTGGTGTCATCCCCTGAAACCTCTCGCAGAGTACGGTAGTTAGAGAATAACTACAGGTACTAGTGTCCAAGAAACGtgtgcttcagcagaggagataaaaagattttttacTAACAGAGACGATACTACCTCTGTCATCACTTACTTCTGCTAGCTGAGCCTTGTTGAGTCCAGGCCTGGTCTGCAACTTATAATGTCTTTTGTAACGTCGCAGAGTGTTCACTTGGAGCTGGAACAAGTCAACCTGGAAGTGATGCAGAGAAGAGAGGATGAGCACTACCTTTAGCTTCTATTAGGCAAAAATGTAGAGTTATctaaaaataactatttcttcCTCAACAGGACTGCTCCTTGCCTGCATTCAGAACCACATCGCTTACCTTACTGACAGATCTAagtatattttgtatttgttaatGCTAAAGGACGAAAATAGCCTCGGGGAAATACAAAATTTTGTTCTGGTTCACATGCTGTCAACAGAACTGCTGGCCAATTTCTGCTCTCAATTACACCTCTGCAACCTCCAAGCAAAGGGGAACCTTTTGTTCCCACAAGGTTTAAAAAAGCTCACACATGAAATATCAATTTAGCAGGCACTGAACAAATGGCTTGTGACATAAAACAGGGTACAGagacagagaagaaatgaaattcaAATACTTCAATGGGAAGTGCACAGTTTAAAAgcaagggtggtggtgggggaggctACAGGAAGGAAGATGAAGATCATGTGGAAAATGCCATGTTTCAAAGACAAAAGGAATCTCTGctgaaaaccaagaagaaaatgacattaaaactGACACACTGCAGAGTTCCCTACTCAGTTAGGTGACGTGCATCCCTCAGTTTTTAACCACCAAATACCCTGTATGGTCTACAGCATTAACATTGTTAGATGCCAGTTGGACCTTCACCAACCATCCTGGCAACTAACGTAAAGCCTGTACGGGAAAGTTTTGATGGAGAACCCTGTAGAATGGAAACACAAACAGCTACAACAAAAGGTCAGGtatccttaagaaaaaaaaacaaacacaaaacttgcTACTCTTTCAACACGTGCATACAGGAGGTGTGTAGACACAGCTTTGCTGGCAAAACAattcttggtgggtttttttcagaaataaaatgctttttgccGATATGGGTGGCACTTCCAGCAGAGGGCTCTACTGATGTGGCCAGAGCTCAGAACCTCCGCGAACATCACCTTTGCACAACTTTTTGCAGTGTCAACAGTACCAGAAATATCACCAAAGCAAATACAGAGCACAATGGCACAGAGAAGAGAATATTCTAGACTTctgtaacactgaaaaaaacccccatccaaccaaccaaacaaagcaGGCctatttcctgaaaataaaaagatgataCAAATTATTTTAAGGTAACTGTAAATAGTGCTAAAAATAACCATACAGACAAAGGTCTGGAGAAGCTTAATATCCTTGGTTATCATATACCCAAACATAGAGAGACTGACCTATTGGATTCTTTAGTGTATTTGCAAAATGATGCATGCTAGGTAACAAAAAGCCATTATCAGTTCCTCAGTCACCACTGAAAATAACTTAATTTAcgtttaaaaaagaattaatataAAATACCATTTTAACAGCTCTCTGGAAGCAGTACATACACGAAGCGTCCTTTTATAGACAACTTTACATGGGCAAAGAACTCATAcaggaatgaagaagaaaattagtaCAATACATATCAGAATAAAGTCTTCCTGAAATATGAGAGTAACTCCATAGCAGTTTCAGCGGAGctgcaatttaaaatttaaatatttcccgATACATGAAAACACCCAAGTCAAAATGTAACATGTTCAAAATTGGTAAAGCATTCTACACCCACTTGGCACTTACTAACCTCTGGGACATCAGTTTCATGCTCAGGGGAGTCACCTCCATCATCACttgtcttcctctttcttttgtttCGGACACTTTGAATGAAGTTCTTGTGAAAATCACAAATATACAGATGTCTCACCTAAGAATTAGAAGTGGTGAAAAAGGAATCAAAACAGGTACTGTAGAAACAGCACTCAACAACAGCCACTTAGACATCAGTATCAGAGAGTGCATCCCTCATGACTGGAATGACTGACTGCCTCATGACACTGAGGAGTTTCTAATCTTAAACTCCAGGACTGAAATCATACTCTTGAGTTAATTTACATTACAAAGACTAGAgtccttcatttttcttgcctTAAGAGCTCCAGCTGAACCTGAACCTCCGCAGATAATACGTTTCTTTTTTTATGGTTGTAATCACGTCAGGGAAAAAATAGGCAATTGTCTAGAGGAAGTCCATTTGCTTTAGGAGTTACTACCAGGTCACTAGCAAGAGAAACATCATTCTGTTCCACTCTTGTGAACTTTCTGGTTTAAATAGTACCTAAGATTATTAATGCAAGTGTTTCAAAATTCAGATCAAATAGAAGTTGGCTAATTACCTCAATTAAAACATGCAAGCTAAAAGCAAAAATCTTTTTCCTATAGCTTATCCTGCCAGGGAAACTGCTTTTAAACCGATATTATCTCACTAGAATTTGCATATATACAACAAAAAATGTCAAATGATTAAAATTATTTGGTACCTGTAAGGCAAAAATGTCTTCATATGACACAGACACTCTACATTCAAAAATCACTTTATGCAGCCCACTTCGTGCTTTCCCTTCATTTTGAGTTAATTAGTccaatttcctctttttatttctaaagccTTATATCTGTCAACAAAGAATCATTCCCAAACCACAAGAAATTACTATACCACTAGTCAAATCTGCTGAGAACTACAACTAGGAGAAACACTCTGTTTTTTAAGAGTAACATTATATTTAAAATCGAGTCACTCTCTTCCCGTGACATGATGTATTTCGGCTATGCAAAAGCGACCTAACCAACTGGGGAAGCTGCCAAACAGACTGATTTAAAActtcacgatatttttttttttttttgtaatggttttaagctTTAAAGATCAGGTAAGAAAAGCACGCAGAGCAGAATTCCGCTAACCGAGTCACTTCTGAGAAATTCCTTCCAAAATCTTGACGGAGAGCTCTCCTGTACCCATTTTGTTACTTTCTATCTTGAGCTGACAGCTGTCACTTAATGTCATTAAGCGGTCAGCAGCAAACCGGGCCGTTTAATGCCGACCAGCGAACAAGCACGCAAGTGCCCTGTGGAAGAGGCTCGCCTTTCAAGTTAGATGCAAGAGTTCATTTTTAATAGTCGGCTTCACCAGAACGCGAATTCTTACCGATTAAAAAGTAGCGTCGGTGACACCTAACTGAAATAGTAACCCACATCGTTGATTCCACCTTGCAGCATCAGAGGTTTTCAATACGAAAGTGAAATTAAAACGGCACTATTGCCTGCGAAGCAAAGACGGTTCGTCCCTTTGAACAACATCTGCTCCCCACCGCATGAGAGCTTTCAACGCAAACACGGTTTCTTGCGCCGCTTCATTAATCCTCACAAGATAACCAGTGTCGCGAGGAAAAAGCCGTGTCTTTACTCAGGCGTGTTTTTCTCTTACCCCAGCGCAGTGACATTGGAGAGGGGAAAAGGCGGGCCAGAGGAACGCAGCCTGCGGCACAAACCGTcgcaccccacagacccctctcCCCACAGCTTACCGGGGTTAagggaccacccccccccccccccccgcctccctccatCCCCGGGGCAATCGCAAAGCTCAACTCGCCGAGCGGAGAAAACAACTTTCCGCCGGCCGGCGGCGCGGGGAGCGCGGCCCCGCCGGGAGGGACGGACCGCAGTGCGGTGGCGGGCTGGGGACGGcgagcccgcccgcccggcccctcgggggaggcgggagggggaaCCGGCGGAGGCCGCAACTCACACTTTTGTCGATGTCCAGCTTCAGCTTCTTCTGAGAGATGCTCTTCTGGATCCTCTTGCTGAAGGACGCGTTGCCGGCGGGGCGCACGCAGCGGTCCCCGTCGTCGATGAGGCAGCAGCTCTGGCCGTAgaagggggcggcgggaggcccaTCCCGGCTGTCCTCCTCGGTGCTGAAACCATTCATCGCCCACCTGCCCGCCCCTCACCCCGCCCGGGGAACCGACAACCggggaaaccgccgccgccgggccgctcCGCGCCCTCAGGGGgggaccccgccgcccccccgcgggGGCCCCCCACTATCGCCGGAGCCCCCTCAAGGGGGGGACCCCCCTCAGCGCCGCCGGGAGGaagggccgcccgccgccgccgcccctcagcgGTGGCCgtggaggccgggccgggccgggccgggccaggccgggcCCGCCAagcgccgccgcccgcggggAAGCCGGGACCCCGCACACACcgctcacactcacacacacacaaaaccgcCTCCCCGGCAGCGGAAGTCCCGCCTCCCCCGCCTCAGCAGCCGGGGCGCTGGTTGGGCGGTGCGGCTGGAGGGGCGGGGCGCGCCTCTGCCGCTCCGCGTCTCGATTAGTGGGAGGCGCTGTCAGTCAACAGCCGCCGTCCGGCCTCGGCCCGCCTCCGCCTTCGCACGGCAGCCGGAAGGTCGGCGGGAGAGAGGCGCgcggggaagggcgggggggcaGCGCGCCGTTGCCAGGGCACcgcagttcctcctcctcctcctcccccccccccaccccgccgggcTGTGAGGGGAGCGGTGGGACCGGCCGGTCCTCAGCGACTCCCGGCCGCCTCTCATCCCCCCTCGGCCACCCCGCAGCGACCTCCGGCCGCCCCTCACTCACTCTTCCCGTCAGGAGGCTGAAGAAACTCGGCCTCTCCTTTCGCCTCGGGAGCTGCAGGAGCGGGTATCCGGCCTCGTCCCCGGTCCCCCGCCGGCCTTTCGGGCTTCCTCCGCTCCCCACAGCGAAACACAAGCCTCCGGCCGCGGCACTCGCCCGCCCCAGCCTGTCTGCCACCGGCCAGAGCTGTACCGGCGGCTCTCGCCCGGTCACTTGTGCAAAACTCATGTCGACATACCCCCCAGCCGCCCGTTCTCAGCTACCTCCTCACATGAGGCTCCTGTGTAGGTAGGAGTTCTGTCTGAAATACtattaaagaagatggatttttacttttttttttttttttaactaattacaAGGCAGGGATAGTGAAAAGATTGGACCTGGGAAAGTGTTTCCCAAAGCAATCTGACTTGaagctttgcatttctttcatcttcacaaaaaaaacaacaaaaaaaaaccaaacaaaaaaacccaccaaaaacaaaaaaccaaaaacgtaAAATGAGAGAGGGGAATAAAGAAATTCCTACTGATCTGTAGAGAAAAGATGTTTCTTCTGGAAATGCTGTCACCTCTGTAATACCATTGTATTGTCAAAGGTGCGTGGGCAGCTGTAAATGGAAAAGGATTTCATCTTCCTGAAGAAAAGACTTTttgcacaaactgaaaaaaaaaaaacggctcTATAGACTAAAATTACTTCAAAGTCTGAAATCCCACACATGGAACAATGTGCTTTAGCACAGGATGAACTGTGCtgaatcacacacacaaaataccttTGCAAGAAAGAGTCTCCTCAAAGCCCTCGGTCATCAGATCAGCCTGTTCCACGGTAACGCTGACACAGGCGTCTTGCAGACTGTTCTGCCTGCTCCCCACAAGAAGACTGAGGCAtgctaaaatatgtattttccagGCAGTCCTTGCAATATCAAACACGTCGCAGAATAAGTCTGCCTCTTGTCTCAGTTTTACTAGGCAATTACTAATTCCTGTTTGGCCGTGTGACTACTAGAGAACCACAGTGCACTCTCCTGGGGACGCCGCTCCCAGAAGCCAGCCACTCCAATGGGAAGGTGATGGAAAGAAATGACTTGAGCCACAGACCAACAGGTGGTTAGTGAAGggcaaagagatttaaaaaagcaAGACGCTGCCTTTTATAAAAGCCCCTGGCCAAAGCGCTTGGGATCTTCCTGCCTGAAGTAATAGCCTCCTGGCAA includes:
- the SAP30L gene encoding histone deacetylase complex subunit SAP30L isoform X1; this translates as MNGFSTEEDSRDGPPAAPFYGQSCCLIDDGDRCVRPAGNASFSKRIQKSISQKKLKLDIDKSVRHLYICDFHKNFIQSVRNKRKRKTSDDGGDSPEHETDVPEVDLFQLQVNTLRRYKRHYKLQTRPGLNKAQLAETVSRHFRNIPVNEKETLAYFIYMVKNNKSRLDQKSESSKQLE
- the SAP30L gene encoding histone deacetylase complex subunit SAP30L isoform X2 → MNGFSTEEDSRDGPPAAPFYGQSCCLIDDGDRCVRPAGNASFSKRIQKSISQKKLKLDIDKSVDLFQLQVNTLRRYKRHYKLQTRPGLNKAQLAETVSRHFRNIPVNEKETLAYFIYMVKNNKSRLDQKSESSKQLE
- the SAP30L gene encoding histone deacetylase complex subunit SAP30L isoform X3; this translates as MNGFSTEEDSRDGPPAAPFYGQSCCLIDDGDRCVRPAGNASFSKRIQKSISQKKLKLDIDKSLQVNTLRRYKRHYKLQTRPGLNKAQLAETVSRHFRNIPVNEKETLAYFIYMVKNNKSRLDQKSESSKQLE